The Oncorhynchus keta strain PuntledgeMale-10-30-2019 chromosome 28, Oket_V2, whole genome shotgun sequence DNA segment AATATGATAGAAACCAAATACTATTTGCTTGTGAAAATGTTGTTGGCTGCCCAAGTTTCTGATAGCATGCAAGTCAACCTAAATATTGTCTTTAAAGGTCTTGTCACtaatgtttctctctgttgttATGTTGTTCTCTTCCTCTCAGTGTCAAACCTCTCCCAGCCTGGCACTTTTGCTGGCAATGATGCCATTGTGGCGTTCGCCCGCAGCCAACAGCTTAAAGTGGTCATTCATCAGCTCAACACCCCACTGTGGGAGGTAGTAACCTCAATGACACCCTATTGCCCATATAGTTTACTACTTTTGGCTAGAGATATTAAGCTGTATAAAGGGTAGAGCAATGCACAATTGGGTAAGCACTTTATTTGACTTTGTTTGTTTTTAAAGGAGATCCCAATCTCATTAAGTaggcctatttttttttttttagtttctTATAATTTTTTTCTGAAAGAACAATAGGAAAGTAAATAAGGGCGTAGTACAAAATAGAAGGGTATATATGAAAAAGTCAGCGAGGAGAGGCGTGAATCCCCTGTTGCAAGGTGGTATATATGGTCCTACCACGAGACCACATTCTGGCACACTACTGTTTTTTAAACTGAAGTCCTCTTCTAATGAAACAGAATGTACGAAATACCCCTATTGATAGTTCCTACTCATTATGTTTCCTCAATTCAGATTAATGGCTCTGAGAAGCTGATTGGCCGAGAGTTACACATTGCCTATCGCTATGGAGACCATTACGACAGTGTAAGACCATTCGGTGACAACTCTGAGAGCCCTGCTCAGCTGCGTATAGAGGTACGAAAACGACCCTTTCAGCTAAAACACACTACCAAATATTTTGTCCTTTGGATTAGTCCTATTCTCACAATATCCTTTACCCCCCCCACTCTTGTCCCTTCAGAATCTACATAATTCTAGTGGGCAGTGTGAGTTTGGTGACAGCCAGCCAGAAAGCCCCCTCGCCCACCTCCTCAGAGGAGGACAATGTGATCCTAAATTCCCTGGAGAACATGGGCCCGAACTGTGAGTGTCTTCTCCCCCAGTGCATTCTGATTATCAGTGTATACTAGTTGTTTGGGGTCCTTTTCTAACCCCAACTCCCTATCAAACTTTAATTTGTCTGCAGTCTTAGCCTACCTCTTATAATAAACATTGCTAATAAATACAACTGATGTTTATTGGCTGTTTTGGGGATTTCCATCTTTTAGAGGGAGCTACCAACCAAAAACCTCTTGATAATGATCAACAGGAGCATCTGATATATTCACTGCAACTGACCCCATGTGTGTTGTGTGCTATGTCTCTCAGGTGAAGAGGAGAATCTGTTTCAGCTGAGTGTCGCCACAATCAACGCTGGGTGGCTGTTGGATTCTGAGCTATCAGCCCAAGTGTGTCACGGCCAGTGTGCCTCGGGATCATGCTCTGCGTGTAGAGAGGCAGCGACAGAATGCAGTGATCACAAACTTCCACCTGATGGAGGCAACCTACACAAATCCAAGGTAAGATGCTCAAATTCTaattctttaaaaatatatattattttgtaaTTTAACACATTCCATTCAGACAGTAAGGAAATTAGATGGGGAGACAGGCAAGTTGGAGAAACAGTGGGAAAGGTGAACACATGGATTGAACCTTGGTCTCATGTGGGGAGTTGTAATGGTATATGTGACGTGCCGGAGAGTGTTATCGCTATACGACGGCTCAGCACTCAAATCCCAGTTCTGTATCAGTATTCTGAGTCTGTGTGACTATTTCAATTCAAGTTTCAGATTAAATAGACCTGCATTTCTCAATTTAATTCAGAACAAACATGAAGTCTCCCCCTTTTCATCTTGACCCCCTGATTTTCTACCCCTCTCTCAGGCTTCAAACAAGCAGAGGAAAGAGCAGCAGCACTTGGTGAAGAAAAAGCGACAAGAGGAAAGGCATCGACAGAAGGTTCTTCAGAGCAAAGGAACACCTGACCAGAACCTCTCGGAGCCTGTCACTCTAGTGCCAGCTCTAAATACACTTAGTATATAGACAGAGCATAGCCAAATAAATCAGCGGTTGACAATGTTTTGCACACAGAATCAATCTCAATCACATTGGATGACTTTCATATACCCTTTAGTTTCTTTGCAAATGTATAGTGCCTGCGATagggtgtgtgtgaatgtgttcaGGGTTGTGGTTGACTATGAGGATATTGGTGTACATAGTTTCCTCTGTAGAGTCAATACAGTGTGTCTCTTTCTATGCTGGTGAATGAGGGATGATGTTGACATTGACCATGCAGTACATCTTGGCCTCTGAGTTAGTTTTGTGTTGAATTTCTCTGATTACAGCCAAagaagaaagggaagagagaaacatcattgtaaacagaATGAAATGTTTTCTGAAAAAGTTTAGGTGACTCGTAATTAATTTATATTTTCTGGTTAATGGCAGTTCCAGTATTATTGATCAGGTTTAAAGAAATGCTTCATTTGGGAGATTTGCTTATGAATGATTGTGAAGCACTCTGTCTTGTATGACATGTAATGTGGCAATAAATGAACATCTTTACAGTATTTGATTTCATTAATATTTAGAAATATCTCAtcttaaatgtatattttttaacTTTTTGATTAAGTACAGTATGTCAATGACTGAATCAATAGATATCTTCAATAGCTGATACAAGATAGCATATTACATTCTGGTAGGCTGCACTGTTATTTTCTGTGATAATTTGGGAAATATTTTGGCCAATGATCTTCTCAAATTACAAGTATGTTTTATAAAACTGATTTATTTTACCATGGATAATGTAGATTGGAGCAGTATCAATGTTCAGGATGTTGACTGACTCCTCCCCTTTACTGTGTCACAATAAGGGTGCATATATGACATCAGTGGTCCAGGCTGCAAGCATAAAACACAGTTTCACTCATAAAATCATTATGACTCAAAGCTAATACACTCCAATAATGTTCTGAATCTGCAAGGTGGTGAGTACCTCTTAATGAGAACTGTATTGATTTTAATTTGTAGCATTGGTGATGTGGTTCTGAGAGCATGTGTGAGAAGCATAATAGTATTAAACAATTTAGGTTCAGGGGGAATATAGGAAGCTAGAGGTCAAGCAACATTTTTTTAAAGCTATAGGGATACTGCATTTTgattgccaaggcagcagctactcatccTGGGGTCTGgtaaaattaaggcagttaaacaattttaaaaacattacaatacattcattacagaattcacaacGTGTGTGCCCTCAGGTCTATACTCCACTACAAGTTTGCAGAAAAAAACTATATCAGATTTTTCTACAGCCTCCCCGAAAATGTAATAGTCTAGAATTTTATGTGGCGATTTTTTGAAGCACGTCTTTGGGTGAGTCTGGCCACTACCACTATGTGGCTAATGCAAGCACCTAAGCCTGCCAAAGAAATATCAGGAATGGAATTCTGACCAAAAAAAAAACTCTGGATGATGCTTCAACACTAAAagtaagttggctggatgtcctttgggtggtgggccattcttgatgcacatgggaaactgttgagcgtgaaaaacccagcagcgttgcagttcttgacatactCAAACCAGTCCGcctggcaccgactaccatacTGTGTCcaaaagcacttaaatattttggcTTGCccatggcacacatacacaatccacgtctcaattcTCTCAAGGGGGGATTTGTACTTCAAAATAGTTTTGTTGAAGCAACTTAAAAAGTTGGGATGAGACTACATTTTTTTGTTGAGCAAAACTAGTTGCATCTGTTTTAAAAAACGATGACATAAACTGGTTTCTGTGAGAATTACAGGAGTGGGGCATTTAACCCCAAGCCACACAGTGAATTGTTACTTTTAAGAAAAAACTGTTTCTGTTTTTTAGTAGAAACATCACCATGTGAAGATATTTGTAAGTAagtatatatgtacagtatatattatagGTACATgttttttattagttgtattagtaattgtagcagtagtttttattagctGTAGGCCTATTAGTAGTTGTACAAAAATTACTTTATTATGCTCTTAATGTATGCTTTTTTAAATATATCATTTAATTGTTACTATTATAAGATAGTAGTTGCCATTATTTTTGTTACTgagtattattttatttttacactcTTGAAAATGAAATGGTGCATCTCAAGAGATTTTATCCTGCAAAATGTCAAATAAATAACATAAATAAATATTATTAAAGAATTTTAATAGATATAATTGATTTCTTTCACAATTAAATGTGTTCTATATAATCAACGAAAGGCAGTTTAGTCAGTTTCTCATTAATGATCATGACTGACCTTTTTAAAAAGGTAGCTACAGtagcttgcaaaagtattcaccccctttgacatgtttcctattttgttgccttacaacttggaataaaaaaaaaaacaattgtgcacgcataactattcacccccaccCCAAagtcacccccccaaagtcaatactttgtagagccaccttttgcggcaattacagctgcaagtctcttggggtatgtctctataagcttggcacatctagccactgggatttttgcccattcttctagacaaaactgctccagctccttcaaattggatgggttccactggtgtacagcaatctttaagtcataccacagattctcaataggattgaggtctgggctttgactaggccatttcaagacatttaaatgtttccccttaaaccactcaattgttgctttagcagtatgcttaaggtcattgtcctgctggaaggtgaacctccgtcccagtctcaaatctctggaagactgaaacaggtttccctcaagaatttccctgtatttagcgccatccatcattccttaaattctgaccagtttcccagtccctgcagatgaaaaacatccccacagcatgatgctgccaccaccatacttcactgtagatcatcaattttattttccatgttgcatgttagcaagtagaattgatggcagtgggagtttactcccTCGCCTACGGATTCTCAAAAGGAAGCCTGATATGCATCCTCTTTTCATCTGCCTTTTATTCACACAAatgacagggatctgggcctgttcccaggAAAGCAGTATATTtttctcgtcggactcgttaaaggaaaaagcttcttccagttcgtggtgagtaataCCAGTTCTGaggtccagaagttattttcggtcataagagacggtagcagcaacattatgtgcaaaataagttacaaacaatgcaaagaaacaaacaaaatagcacaattgattACGGGCATGTAAAACGTCAACCAACCTCTTCGGCGCAATCTTACAGGTGActagctcatgaagctggttcagacaatgccaagagtgtgcaaagctgtcatcaaggcaaagggtggctattttaagaatctcaaatctaaaatacatttagatttgcttaacacttttttggttactacatgattccatatgtgttatttcatagttttgatgtcttcactattaatctataatgtagaaaataagaaaaataaagaaaaacccttgaatgagtaggtgttctaaaacgtttgaccggtagtgtatattagAAAATATTTGTCAAATTCACCTCTGGAATTTTGAAATGTGCTTTCTGAGTTTGACCAGAAGATGGAGACAGCCATGTTCAAGATTCTCCAACATGGAATAGCAGCaaggtgtcccaccctgatcttttttcacctgtctttgtgaatgtctccaccctcctccaggtgtcgcccaaaatcccctgtgtatttatacctgtattctctgtttgtctgttgccagttcgttttgttcatTCATACCTACCAgcataaacttttgttatttcgACAGTCTTcacctgggtcttaccttcaaacGTGTTAGTACAAACtagccatgactgacccagcaaaCCCGGGAGGGGGATGGGTGACCACATTCAACACGGCCAGCGACCACTACGAGTATTTGGTCATGCCATTTGGCCTCATCAACGCCCCTGTTGTGTTACAGGCTCTGGTAAATGATGTTCTCCGCGACATGTTGAACTGGTTCATCTTTgtctacattgatgacatcctcgTCTTCTCCCGCTCCCCCCAAGAATATGTGCTCCTAGTCCGACAGGTTCTTCAACaactcctggagaaccagctgtttGTCAAGGCAGAGAAGtgcgagttccatcgctccaccatcCAATTTCACGGGTGCATCATCTCCGCTGGGAGTGTCCAGATGGATcacagggaggggagagtggTGGTGGACTGGCCCCAGCCTTCgtccagggtgcagctgcaaCGATTCCTGGGGTTTGCCAGCTTCTATCGCCGCTTTATCCagggttacagcaccctggcttccccctTGTCAGGACTCCCCTCTCCCAAGGTTTTGTTCACACGGTCCTCTGCTGCTGAGCGGGCCTAAAACATCGCTTCACCACTGCTCCCATCCTGGTTCAACCTTCCCGTCAGTTCGTGGTAGAGGCCAATGCGTCTGATGTAGGAGTGGGGGCAGTCCTGTCCCTTGTGAAACTGAGGAAGtgaggaagggaaaggagaaCCTAAAGGAGAGTGAGAAaaaagagaagaaggagagagaaggagaaaaccTCTGAGTGATAATGGgggtgatgaggaggagagactggtgtTAAACAACAAAGACAATTCATAGAACAGGAGTTAAAGAACAAACAGCAGATCCTCAAGAAATTGCAGCAGAAGGCAAAAGCAGGGAAGAAAGGGCAAAAAGACAGAACAGGTGATAATGGGAAAGGAGGAGAAAAGGTGTTGGGAGAAACAGAGAatgagggataaagagagggagaaaatataAGATAAGGATAGTgtgggaaaaggaggaggaaaagAAGTAAGTGCAGTAGGAGGCAAAAAAGAGAGCTGAagagaaaaaaacaattgaatgagAAGAAGGAAGAGGCAGAAGAAAATAAGGAAGCAACAAAAGAAAAAAAGCAGGAGGCGTAAATGgcaaagagggagaagagaaaatTAGAATATTGTGAGGGCCATGAAATAAGACTCATTCTTTGAAAACCTCAATTTCCAACCAATCGCTTTCCCTCGCCAATCAGCAAAGGCGGGGCATACATCTGATTCATGTTCATCCTAATTTCTGCAATCCCTTTTGTTATCAACCCTTCCTTAATGAATTCCTCCAATCAGCATCCCGATCCTCAATAAATAGTCAAAAACATTCAGTCCCTGTGTCTTAACTGATGTACAACTCCCAATTTATTGAATATGAACCAACCTAGAACCTTGAACGCATTTAAAAATGTAGATCTGAAACACATCAGTACAACTTCCACAGGGAGGCAGCAGAGACCAGCAGTAAACAGAGCCAGATACTGTGAACAgatctacacacagtacagtatgaacaTGGTCAAAGGTATTTGGTAGACTCATTTATATTTCCTCTGCAGACCTACAGTGGGTATcataagtattcatcccctttagattttttaaatgttgttgtgttacaaagggATTGAAATAGATGTAATGGTGATCTACACAAGATActctataatgtcaaagtgaaaatacaattttacaaatgtttacaaattaaataactaaaatctagttgttgcataagtattcaccccctttgtttaggcaagcgtaaatcagttcaggagtaaatttaggcttaacaagtcacataataagttgcatggactcaataatagtgtttaacattatttttgaatgactacctcatccctGTACCCCACATACAAAAaatccctcagttgagcagtgaatttcaaacacagattcaaccacaaagaccagagaggttttccaatgcctcacaaagaagggcacctattggtagatgggtaaaacaaaagcagatattgaatatccctttgagcatggtgaagttattacactttggatgctgtatgaatacacccagtcactacaaatatatcATAGCTGctggaagtaggggtgctgcatCACACCctgataaataaatacattttaaaaaatcacacAAATATTTAACTAGGCCTTTATTGATCCTGTATGAGCAAACAAAAATACTCCTCGGTACTAATAATaaaaatctatatattttttttttagctaACAAGTAGGCATAGAAGTTAAAGATATAATCAGATAGAACATATGAGAAACTGTTTGTTAACCAAACCTGTATGTCCAAGATTTATGCACTACAGGTGAACTACAGGATAAGGTGATTCACTCAATTCAGTCCCCGAGGAGAATAGACGGGAAGCAGCACGGTAGGTGGGGCCAAACCAAGTACTCCTGGTGACTGCCTACGCGATGAGGATAGACGGGAAGCAGCACGGTGGGTGGGGCCAAACCAAGTACTCCTGGTGACTGCCTACGCGATGAGGATAGACGGGAAGCAGCACGGTGGGTGGGGCCAAACCAAGTACTCCTGGTGACTGCCTACGCGATGAGGATAGACGGGAAGCAGCACGGTGGGTGGGGCCAAACCAAGTACTCCTGGTGACTGCCTACGCGATGAGGATAGACGGGAAGCAGCACGGTGGGTGGGGCCATACCAAGTACTCCTGGTGACTGCCTACAAGATGAGGATAGCTGAAAGAGCAATTTGGGTAGCATATCACACATTGTAAGAGGGTAGGACACATTGACACTGACGAACAATCATAGGGGTAGGAGCAGAACCGTAATCAACAGGATACGGGGGTTACACTCCTACTGAAGACTTCCCTTTTACCCAACCTTTCCCTGCTGTGAGCGTTCATATAAGTGAAAGTGTGTCTTGGCCTCTTGCTGCTGATATGTTTTCCGGGAAAAGGGTGGGGCTTCACCGGAGTGCTGTCTTATCGTGGGAGCCATATTCCTGATACACCACGTCCCACCTGAGTATGCGGAGAGTGGTAATTTGACCCATGGTTTAGACGATGAGGATTTTGTTCCAAACAAGCATAAGAGATCCCTAGATCTGGGTAGACAGGAAGTTAAGAGTAGAGGTTGGGAAGGATGTCTCAATGGAGTTTTATGTAGACCAAATGGGGTCTCTAACTACATGGCAGTGTACTACTCTGAGCCATTATGGTATATATCGGTGCAGGTCCCCATGTTGGTCGTGGACACAGGTCATAGCTCATACGGAGAGAGAGGGCTCTATGAATTCACTCACCAAGTATGGAAGAAGGTGGAGTATAGTGAAGGTGAGAGTTTTTGACTGTAATCTGGAGATACGCCTTATCATTAAAAAAGTAATGAAAGAGGATCTAGGGTTATGGTATGTTGGATTTTAACAGTTTTCGGTCGACACCCTAGTACGGTTACGGGTAGAGGAGGTTAGGCCAGGTGGTAACTCTATCGTCAGCAGGAA contains these protein-coding regions:
- the otud3 gene encoding OTU domain-containing protein 3, with product MSRKQTGKPVRGGNRKCDVERKRDERSARRAIAKDRKNRPQDRDDGEEFVSFSNQLHALGLKLREVPGDGNCLFRALGDQLEGHSRGHLRLRQETVQYMMSHQQDFEPFVEDDVPFAQHLSNLSQPGTFAGNDAIVAFARSQQLKVVIHQLNTPLWEINGSEKLIGRELHIAYRYGDHYDSVRPFGDNSESPAQLRIENLHNSSGQCEFGDSQPESPLAHLLRGGQCDPKFPGEHGPELGSEEENLFQLSVATINAGWLLDSELSAQVCHGQCASGSCSACREAATECSDHKLPPDGGNLHKSKASNKQRKEQQHLVKKKRQEERHRQKVLQSKGTPDQNLSEPVTLVPALNTLSI